The following are from one region of the Paenibacillus sabinae T27 genome:
- a CDS encoding ABC transporter ATP-binding protein, whose amino-acid sequence MPPVVELKSVTHAYLGDREASLAVEDLNLEIEDGEFVSLVGPSGCGKTTLLSIIAGLMPPSRGEVLVNGRPVSGPSPEVGYMLQQDYLFPWRSILDNAALGLELTGRLDDAGRKKTLDLLADMGLKGKEHYFPGQLSGGMRQRVALVRTLATDPGLLLLDEPFSALDYQIKLQLEDLVAETLRKRGKTAVLVTHDLSEAIAVSTRVILLERNPGRIRRVFDIPDGIANTPPLYARDQPGFAELFHELWKEMELTGKAQGEAGNTVR is encoded by the coding sequence ATGCCGCCGGTCGTGGAATTAAAATCGGTTACGCACGCTTATCTGGGTGACAGGGAAGCTTCCCTTGCGGTGGAGGATCTGAATCTTGAGATTGAGGACGGCGAATTCGTCAGCTTGGTGGGACCAAGCGGCTGCGGCAAAACGACGCTGCTATCAATTATCGCCGGGCTGATGCCGCCCTCACGGGGCGAAGTGCTTGTGAACGGCCGTCCTGTGAGCGGCCCCTCGCCCGAAGTGGGGTATATGCTTCAGCAGGATTATCTGTTTCCTTGGCGCAGCATACTGGACAATGCGGCTCTCGGGCTTGAACTGACCGGCCGGCTGGACGATGCGGGCCGGAAGAAGACGCTTGATCTGCTAGCGGATATGGGGCTGAAGGGAAAGGAGCATTATTTTCCAGGGCAGCTCTCGGGCGGCATGCGCCAGCGGGTCGCGCTCGTGCGGACGCTGGCGACCGATCCGGGACTGCTGCTGCTGGATGAACCGTTCTCAGCGCTGGACTATCAGATCAAGCTCCAGCTGGAGGATCTGGTGGCGGAGACACTGAGGAAACGGGGTAAGACAGCCGTCCTTGTGACCCACGATCTGTCGGAGGCCATTGCAGTCAGCACCAGGGTCATCCTGCTGGAGCGGAATCCGGGCCGGATTCGCCGGGTGTTCGACATTCCAGACGGAATCGCGAATACGCCGCCTCTCTATGCCCGGGATCAGCCCGGATTTGCGGAGCTGTTCCATGAGCTCTGGAAGGAGATGGAGCTTACCGGCAAGGCTCAGGGGGAAGCCGGTAACACCGTAAGATAG